The Acidobacteriota bacterium DNA window CGCGGAGAAGAAGGTGCCAGTGATCGGGACCGGTGGTGGAGGTGAACGCCGCGGGGACGGCGAGCACCTCCGCTCCGTCACGGCGCAGGCGCCGATACAGCTCCGGGAAGCGGAGGTCGTAGCAGATCGACAGGCCGACCCGCCCCCATTCGAGTTCGGCGCAGACCGTCTCGTCCCCCGGCTCCACCGCCGAGGACTCCTCGAGCCGCCGGCCGTCCAGCTCGACGTCGAAGAGATGGATCTTCCGGTAGACGCCGGCCACGGCTCCACGCCGGTCGATCAGCACGGAGCTGTTCCGCCGCATACCCGGACGGGACCCCGTTTCCGGAATCGAGCCGAGGAGCAGGTCGATCCCGAGTTCAGCCGCCAGGTCCCGGCCCCACCGGACGATCGGCCCGTCGATCGGCTCGGTTCCGGGAATGGCGACCCCCTCCCGGGCCATGACGGCGAAGTTCTCGGGAAGGGCCACGAACTGCGCGCCTTCCGCGGCCGCCCGGCGAACCAGCTGTCCGGCGCGCTCGAGATTGCGCGACCGGTCCGGCCCGGAGTTCATCTGCACCGCCGCCGCGGTCACCGACTCCATCGAGGCATCCTCCTGGGCCGGCGCCCTACGGCATCCCGTAGACGCTGGCCTGGGCTCCCGGTCCCACCGAGAGCCGGAGCACCGACGGCGCCCCCGAGGCCCGCCTCCCGGCCGGGCGGCGCGAACCGCCGATGGCGCAGCCCGACACGTCGACCCGGTTCCGCGCTTCCCGGCCGCCCTCGGGGTTGACGACGCACGGCTGGCGCAGGTCGACCGTCGCGCGGGACGTCCCGCGCAGTTGGATCTCGGAGGTCGTGCGCGATTCGGTGAGGTCCAGGTCGAGATCGGACGCGGTGGCGGTGATCTGCACCCTTCCCTCGATCTCGTCCGCGGAGAGCTCGGAGCGGTGCAACGTCGCGCGCACGCTGCGGACCGATGCCAGATCGACCCGGCTGTTCTTCGCGTCCAGCTCGATCGCCGGCTCGACCTCCTCGGCGACCAGCCGCGCGCCGCCGGAGAGGTCGGCCCGGAGCCCACCCTTCGCTCCTCGGATCTCGGCGGCGGCGCCCTCCGAGAGCCGGAGCGACACGCGGCCGCGAAGGCCCTGCGCGACGAAGTTCCCCGAGCGGAGAACCGCGGTCAGCTCGCCGTCGAACTCCTCCGCGCGGACGTCGAAGTCCTCGCCGTCCAGGGTGAGTCGCTCCCCGTCGCCGCCCGAACGGACCAGTTCCACCTCGTCGTAGCGTCCCCGGATCGATCCGGTGCCCCGCCAGCCGTCGAGCAGGAACTGCGCGTCGTTGCCCGCGAGCTGCAGCGTGGCGACGCTGTCTTCGACGGTCAGCGAACCGCCTTCCATCCGTCCTTCGACGTACCCTTCGAAGCGGACGAGGCGGTAGGCCGGGTCCTCACCGGCGATCTCGATCCGCCCGCGCCGGTCCTCGACGGTGGTGGAGCCCCCGACCTGCGCGAGGCGGAGCCGGCCGGCCCCTCCCTCCACCTGCACGTCGCTGTCCCGTCCCTCGACGCCGGCGCTCGTCACGTCCCGCAGCAGGACTCGGGAACGATCGAGTTCGACGGTGAAATCCTCGTGATCCCCGCGGTCGCCCGCCTCCGCTCCCTTGTCGGCCGCGGCCGCCCCGCCCTCCACGGTCACGGTGATCCCTCCGCCCTTCAGGAGGACTTCGGTCCCGGGCCGGACGGTCAGGTCGACGTCCAGAGGCGGCGCGGTGCGCTCGTCGCCGTGCGGCTGGGTGATCTCGAGCCACTTTTCGCGCTCTTCGACCAGCACGAATCCGTCCGAGTCCTCGCCGTGCGCCAGGTCCAAGATCCGGAGGGTGGGTGCGGCTTCCCGCGACACGGTGATGCGAACCCGGCCCGAGTGGAGCTCCAGCCAGACGGCACCCGCCTCAAGGGGCGCCTCCACCGGCAGCCCCAACGGCCCGGCCTCAGCGGGCGCCCAGACCGCGGCCGCGGCGACGAGAGCGACGAGGAGCGATCCGCGTTCCATGCGGCGAAAGATACCCCGCCTGCCGCGCGGGCACCTCCGCCGCCGGAGGAGTCGGACGGCTGCGGATCAGGGCGGACCCGAGACCCGGGCCCGACGGCGGAGCAGTCCGCGGCCGACCGCGACGGCGGCGACAGCGGCGAGAAGAAGGCCGGCGGCCGCGGCCACGGCCGCGGTGACGGCGAGCGCGCTGCCGAGCAGGGCGAGCGCATCCTCGGCGAGCGAGAGCACCGGCGCCGCGAGCCCGCCGGTGCCGAGGTTCGACGCCAGGCGGAGGTTCGCCTTCGCGGCGTGCACCCCCAGGGCGGCCGATCCCCCCGCCAGCAGGCCGACGACGGTGGCGGCGAGCGGATCGACGCCCTTCATCGACGCGGCCACGACCAGCGCGCCGGCGAGCGGCCGCACGAACGTCTGGACGACGTCGAGAAAGTGATCCACCGCAGGGATCTTGTCGGCGAGGAACTCCGCGGCGACCGCCGTTCCGAAGATGACGAGCGCCGGCGTACCGGCGAGCCACTCGAAGCCGTCACCCAGGGACAGCGGCCGGCCGAGCAAGGCCTCCGCGAGGCCGAACCGGACGGCGATCCCCAGGACGAACGGGGGAAGGAAGGCGCGGAGCCCGCAGCAGGCGGCCAGGCACACTCCCGCCGTGACCTGCACAGCCAGCGCGAGCCATCCGCCATCGTTCACGATGCACACCCCGTTCCCGTTCGGCTCAGAGGATCGCCGATTCCGGTGCCGGGCGCAATCGCCCGGACGTCGCGGCTCCCGGGTCCCCGTGCTATCGTCCCGGTCTTTTCCCCGAGGCCCATGGCACCCAGGTCTTCCA harbors:
- a CDS encoding carbon-nitrogen hydrolase family protein translates to MESVTAAAVQMNSGPDRSRNLERAGQLVRRAAAEGAQFVALPENFAVMAREGVAIPGTEPIDGPIVRWGRDLAAELGIDLLLGSIPETGSRPGMRRNSSVLIDRRGAVAGVYRKIHLFDVELDGRRLEESSAVEPGDETVCAELEWGRVGLSICYDLRFPELYRRLRRDGAEVLAVPAAFTSTTGPDHWHLLLRARAVENQAFVVAPAQWGTHGPGRSSYGHALIVGPWGEVLADAGGEGDGLALARLEASRIGEAHARIPCLEHARDWLLAGRARRDG